A genome region from Chelonia mydas isolate rCheMyd1 chromosome 24, rCheMyd1.pri.v2, whole genome shotgun sequence includes the following:
- the CXCR3 gene encoding C-X-C chemokine receptor type 3 isoform X1: MIREGLASSRIMSIGNMGLTTVYDDFSEDYTSYPDISEDTAPCRLDAVGAFGRYFIPPVFTLVFVVGLVGNGLVLVVLGRRRCPWHLADRYLFQLALADILLVLGLPFWATQFAHGWVFGEVLCKLVGALSTVNSYSSILLLAGISINRYLAIVHAVQLFRRLRALHLHLACALLWAICLALSVPELYFRTVPFQLQGHASICHRGFRAHEAQAWRVGLCLTSFFLGFLLPLLVMLFCYGRIFCTLDRAQLLARHRPLRLVLLLLALFVLCWTPFHIFLLLDSLQRLGYVGRHCALERVLDFGLLVTEVLGLLHCCLNPLVYAFAGVKFRRELSQLCWKGPRHSQGSSQRQILSIREQSHHRGGMSVHSTPERDTDHGYSVML, encoded by the exons ATGATCAGGGAGGGTCTGGCCAGCAGCAGAATCATGTCCATTGGAAACATGGGTCTCACCACAGTGTATGATGATTTCTCTGAG GACTACACCAGCTACCCAGACATCAGTGAGgacactgccccctgcaggctggATGCGGTCGGTGCGTTTGGACGGTACTTCATCCCCCCTGTCTTCACCCTGGTCTTTGTGGTGGGGCTGGTGGGGAATGGGCTGGTGTTGGTGGTGCTGGGGCGGCGACGATGCCCCTGGCACCTGGCGGACAGGTATCTCTTCCAGCTGGCGCTGGCTGACATACTGCTGGTGCTGGGGCTCCCCTTCTGGGCTACACAGTTTGCCCATGGCTGGGTGTTTGGGGAGGTGCTCTGCAAACTGGTTGGGGCACTGTCGACTGTGAACAGCTACAGCAGCATCCTGCTCCTCGCTGGCATCAGCATCAACCGGTATCTGGCCATTGTGCATGCCGTGCAGCTGTTCCGGCGTCTGCGAGCCCTGCACCTGCACCTGGCCTGCGCCCTCCTCTGGGCCATCTGCCTGGCCCTCTCCGTCCCGGAACTGTACTTCCGCACTGTACCCTTCCAGCTCCAGGGCCATGCCTCCATCTGCCACAGGGGCTTCAGAGCCCATGAAGCCCAGGCCTGGCGGGTGGGGCTGTGCCTCACCTCCTTCTTCCTAGGCTTCCTGTTGCCACTGCTGGTGATGCTCTTCTGCTATGGCCGCATTTTCTGCACACTGGATCGGgcacagctgctggccaggcaccgcCCACTgcggctggtgctgctgctgctggcactctTTGTGCTTTGCTGGACCCCCTTCCACATCTTCCTGCTGCTGGACAGTCTGCAACGCCTGGGCTACGTTGGCCGCCACTGCGCCCTGGAGCGGGTGTTGGACTTCGGGCTGCTGGTGACTGAGGTGCTTGGCCTGCTGCACTGCTGCCTCAACCCCCTGGTGTATGCCTTCGCTGGTGTCAAGTTCCGCAGGGAGCTCTCCCAGCTGTGCTGGAAGGGACCGCGCCATAGCCAGGGCTCGAGCCAAAGACAGATCCTCTCCATCCGGGAGCAGAGCCACCATAGAGGGGGAATGTCAGTGCACAGCACCCCAGAGAGGGACACAGACCATGGCTACTCAGTCATGCTGTGA
- the CXCR3 gene encoding C-X-C chemokine receptor type 3 isoform X2, with protein MTDWVIFSGDDVSYLMENTSFYPDYYNESDTCCSVPPCTSKSIQAFDRVFLPVLYSLLFPLGLCGNCMVMAVLLQCKRPLAGTDVFILNLALADVLLVVTLPFWAVQAVHGWVFSTGTCKLVGSIFKINFYSSIFFLVCISFDRYLSIVHAVHMYKRNKSHLMVATCLVVWGVCILLTMPDFLYLEVKKDYRLNTTLCSHNFSINTSLYWKMALRICYHLLGFFLPLAAMLYCYTCIIHTLLRSQGFHKHKAMRVILTVVVVFFLCWTPYHLALLANTLIDLQVVGRDCGKEASLDITMSVTASLGYFHCCLNPLLYAFIGIKFRNKFLELLGHVGCVSREFLHRHGQTPSQRKDSTWSETTEASYSGI; from the coding sequence GTTATCTTCAGTGGAGATGATGTCTCCTACCTGATGGAGAACACCAGCTTCTACCCTGACTACTACAATGAGAGTGacacctgctgctctgtcccaccCTGCACCTCCAAGAGTATCCAGGCCTTTGACAGGGTCTTCCTGCCAGTCCTCTACAGCCTGCTGTTCCCGCTGGGGCTATGCGGGAACTGCATGGTGATGGCTGTGCTACTGCAGTGCAAGAGGCCCCTGGCTGGGACCGACGTGTTCATCCTCAACCTGGCACTCGCCGACGTACTGCTGGTGGTGACACTCCCCTTCTGGGCAGTGCAGGCTGTGCACGGCTGGGTCTTCAGCACGGGCACCTGCAAGCTGGTCGGCTCCATCTTCAAGATCAATTTCTACTCCAGCATCTTCTTCCTGGTGTGCATCAGCTTCGACCGGTACCTCTCCATCGTCCACGCCGTGCACATGTACAAGAGGAACAAGTCTCATCTGATGGTGGCCACCTGCCTGGTGGTCTGGGGCGTCTGCATCCTCTTGACCATGCCGGATTTCCTGTACCTGGAAGTCAAGAAGGACTATCGCCTCAACACCACTTTGTGCTCCCACAACTTCTCCATCAACACCTCCCTGTACTGGAAAATGGCCCTGCGCATCTGCTACCACTTGTTGGGCTTCTTCCTGCCTCTGGCAGCCATGCTGTACTGCTACACCTGCATTATCCACACTCTGCTGCGCTCCCAGGGCTTCCACAAGCACAAGGCCATGCGGGTCATCCTGACGGTGGTGGTCGTTTTCTTTTTGTGCTGGACACCCTACCACCTGGCCCTGCTGGCAAACACGCTGATTGACCTGCAGGTGGTGGGGCGGGACTGTGGCAAGGAGGCCAGCCTGGACATCACCATGTCTGTCACTGCCAGCCTAGGCTACTTCCACTGctgcctcaaccccctgctctacgCCTTTATTGGCATCAAGTTCCGCAACAAGTTCTTGGAGCTGCTGGGCCATGTGGGCTGTGTGAGCCGCGAGTTCCTGCACAGACACGGACAGACACCGAGCCAGCGCAAGGATTCCACCTGGTCGGAGACCACTGAGGCCTCCTACTCAGGGATCTAG